The DNA sequence CCAAGGAAACGTCAATAATTTTCAGCTCGAAATGGATGTCTTTTACCTCCAGCGTTTCTGCGGCATGCTCCCGAATGCGATCCAAAAGGTTTTTGAACTTGTCTTTTCGAGCATCAATTGCCCAAACGGTGTCTCTCATTCGAGACATGGCATTTCTGCTCATTTCACTAATCCGTTGCAATTTGGGTTGACGATCTTCTGAAGCGGTCTGTGCCAGAATTTCTGTCTGCATCGTTAGGCCTGCCAATACACTACCTACATCGTCATGTAAATCACTGGAAATTTTGACGCGAATACGTTCAATTTTTAAGGCTTGCCGTAAGCGATACATGGCAATGCTGTAAATAATCGCAGAGATCGCAAATAGAGAGATGGTATAAAACCACCACGTCTGCCACCAAGGTTTTTTGATAGCTATGTTTAAAGCATAAGCTTGTTCATTCCAAACACCGTCTGAGTTGGAAGCTTTTATCTTGAACAGGTAATCACCAGGTGGTAAGTTTGAATAACGGGCAAAGCCATTCTTTTCAGCATCTACCCAGTCATCTTCATGGTTTTCGAGTTGATATTGAAGCCGATTGTTTTCAGGGTCACTATACTCTAGCGCTACAAAATCAAAGGAGAGGGTGTTTTCATTGTACGCTAATGACAACTCCTTGAGTTCGCCAATTTGTTTTGCCGTTGCAAACGGCTCATCATTAACCTGTAAACGTGTTATTTGTATCTGTGCATGATGAGGCGAATTTTTAATGCGCTCTGGCGAAAACCGATTCATGCCCTTGGTGCCACCCAGCCAGATTTCACCATTACTCGTTTTCAAAAAAGCATTGGTGTTGTACTCATAAGCCTGTAAACCATCGAAAAGCGTGTAACGATGATGCCTTTTTTCTTCCGGGAAATAACGAATGACGCCTCTGTTACAACTCAACCAGAAGCTACCCGAGCTATCTGGTATAATGCAGTAGTAACTTTCATTAGGCGCACCACTAGTGGCTTCATTGAGTAAGTCATTGGTTCCATCCTGCTTGTTTACTTTAAGCATCCCCGTAGAGGTAGCGATCCATAAAAACTGCTTTTCCTCATGGTAGTCTTTGGCATAACCAATCCCTTCAATTTGACGGCTTACACTGTATTTGTGCTCATCTGTTTGTAAAACTAAAAGCCTGGAAGCATCTACCGCTAAATACAGTAGCCCCTCCTGTGTCTCATAAATGGAGGTTGCCAACGCTTGTTGGAGTTCTCCAAGCGAGTGGAAAGGCGTAAATACAGCTTCGTGCTCCAAGATGGTCAACTCATAAATTCCCGAGTACGTAGCAAAAAGAGTGCGCCCATCTCGAAGCTGATAAACATATAGTATGTAGTTGGGTAAATCTTGAATATATTCAAACTGACGTAATGCCTTATTCCATTTTAGTAATTGGCTTGTGCCGACTGCCCATAGATCATTCTTTTTTTCAAAGAAAAATTGGATGGATGGTTTATCGGCTAAAAGTATAGAAGTAAGTTCTTCGTTCTTTTCAACTGTTGGATAATAAGTGGTATAGCCCCTAGAGTAGCTGCAAAAAATTTCTCCTTGGCTGGTTTCAAAAATGGCGGCAATGTTTTGACCAATAAATTCGTCTACAACAGCGAATTTTTGCTTGCTTAAATTGGTATAATTTACGCCAGATGAAAAGCTGCTTATCCAGATGTTTTCTTGATGGTCCTTGTATAATTTATTGGGTATCCTGATGCGCAAGCCCAGCTTTTCAGGATTGTCAGCAGGGATTTGCCCAATAAACTGCCCAGTTTTTCTATTGAAAATCAGTATACCCAGCCTTGAACTAGCGACCCAGCGTATAGAATCATTGATACTAACCGTCGAATTAACGCTCCCTATCTCAAGGCCGTTCAACTCATCGAGGATGCGATACTGGTTCGTCTTGGGGTGGAAGATGACCAGCCCTTTTTTAGCTCCTAAATACCAAACATCGTCTTTGTCTTCCTTTACGCTGGCAAGGTGGATGATTTCCATTGCGGGCACCTCCGCTTGCTTTCCGTCAAAAGCAGCACGAACGTGGAAGGGGGGCTGGGTGTCCAAAATACTAATTCCCCGGGCTCTGTTTATATTACAGGAAACGACCTGCTTAAGCTCCCCTTTGTCATCCAATACAGGGAAATTGTGCTGGCCATCAATAGCACATAAAGCGAGTGCTGTTTTATCATCAACATCAAACAAGTAGAGCCTGCCTTTAGCGCCAATTCCTACTCTGACCCACAATTGTTGTTGTCCATTCCTGTCGAGATGAAATGCGTGGTAATCCTCCTTAAGCAATACCCCCTTGTCGTCTTTGATTTGAAATCGCTGAAAATGATCCTGTTCTCTGTTATAACAATGGATACCTTCATAGCTCGTAAACCATAGATTGGTTTGCTCGTCTTCGTAAAAATTACTGGTAATGATATTGCCCAGTAGACTAGTGGAATCGCCCGAAATGGATTTGTAAACTTTTACTGATTTGCCATCAAAGCGATTTAAGCCGTCTATCGAACTCAGCCACACAAAGCCTTTGGAGTCGTGGTAGATGAAATTGTTTGAGGCTTGGGATAAACCTTCTTCCGGAGAGAGATAATGGAAGGTATGGCTTTGAATTTGGGCGTAAAAAACACCAGGGCTGATCGCGAGTAATGCGATCAGCCACAGCAGTGGGACGTTTATTTCATGATTGCTAATCAAATAAAATCGAGGATTTAATTAAGAAAATTATCTAGTTAATCTCAACTTACGACCCATTATCGCCATCATTTTCAGCCTACTCATTACCATAAGTACCACCACAATTGGGAGGGCAGGGTAATAAACTCAGGCTTGAAGAAACTTGATTGTTGTTATAATTTACTTGCCCAATAATGGTTCTATGAGTATCTGTAGTGTCGTTAAACTTCACGTCAATGACCTCGAATAGTATATCATCGAAATCGTTGCTGGTGAAAAAGCTATCGTCAAATAGTACTTTAAGCCCCATTTGAGAACTGTCTACCTGACGAATTTCATTCAGTTTATCGACTATTTCTGGCCCTGATCCTGCTGCCACAACAAGGTATTTTGCAAGATCAGTTGGAACTCGTTCTACACCATCAACTTGAACAGCGCCATTAATGGGAACAGCACCCTGCTCATTACTGGCCAGGCAAAAATGGTTGGCCTCTACTAACTCATCATTGCCATTAACACCCAAGGCTATCATAATCAATTCATTGTTACGGGCTGCTGGATAGATCCGGAGGCTATCACATTTATTTTTTTTGCATAAATCTAATAGGCCCTCTCTGCTAAAGGTAGCCGATAAATCAGAAACAGTGCCTGAAACGGATTGAATAGATTTTTCATCAGCTGCTCTAAAATTGTCGTCTAATAAAGTACTGCTCGGTAAATTAACTTCAACTGTCTTTCCCATGATGTGTGGTTTTAGAATGTTTTAAATAAAATCCTTGATGCTTTATTTCTTTTAAACCCGCCTTATGACAAGCGATTACAGCTCACCATCCATTACTTTTTTAATCACTTCCATCTTGTTATTAACCTCCAGGGTACGGTAAATCCTCTTGATGTGATCTCTGACGGTGTCTAAAGAAATATCCAATTTATGACCGATCATTTTGTAGGACAATCCGTCTACTAATCCTTGAACGATTTGTTTTTGGCGTTCCGATAGCTCGTCTCCTTGTTTTTTGGCTTTAGGCATAAAACGTTCCGCAATCTTCCTCGCTATGGTAGGAGACATATAAGACCCACCTCGGGAAACGGTAAAGATGGCTTCCTGGATTTTTGTAAGCGGTGTCCGTTTTGAGATATAAGAGCACGCGCCTGCGCAAAGCGCATCGTAGATTTTATCATCTTCCTCAAATGTAGTCAAGATGATGATGTCTATATTGGGGTATTTCTGGCGAATATGATAAATGCCTTGTATGCCAGACATGCCGGGCAGCCCAATGTCTAATAACATAACATCTACCAGAGGTTTCCTGAAAGACTGTGCCATTTCTAAAAAAGCCTCTACGCTGGTAACGCTAGCTGTTAGCTCAATAGACGGATGCTGAAGTAGGAAGGTTTCCAAGCTTTCCTTGATGACTGCATCATCTTCTATGATAACTAATTTGATTTCTTGCATACTACAAAGGTAACAAAGCAGCACCTGGCAGTTGTCCACATTTTGATGTGGGTACGCGAAACAGAGCCTACTACTTGATGTATGCCTTGTGCTGTTCTTCCGTTTTCATAAAAAAAATGCGCCATCCACATCAAAATGTGGATTCCCTCCCTGACTCCCCCCCATACCTTTGTCCTATCAGCAATTGAAAAGGAATCGAAGTAGTGAAAAGGAAAACTTCGATCTTTTTCAGAACCACCTAAAACCTGTCAACCATGAAGATATTTCCTGTCATGCGACCATTACGAACCCAGAAATCTCGTGAAAATTTTTCCGACATCTATTATAAAGCTTCAAGTTTACCAATTCCTGACCACTATTTACATGATCCCAATAACATCGTTTTGGGTATCTATTGGAATCAGGAATTGATCGGGGGCTTTATTCTGGGTAAAAGTTCCCATTTGAGAACTATTGAGCTTTTCGCCAAGGAAGACAAGCATGAGCTGCTCTACCAACAGCTACATGATAAAGGCGTATGCACAGAAATTTGCTGCTTCTGGATCAAGAAAGAGGTACGCACTAAAACGACCCTTAATTTTTTCATTTGGCTGTCTATGGCTTACGCGCTCAAGCGGTACGCTACGGCTCATATTGTTTTCGGAACCTGCTCTCGCTCCTTGGCGCGTCTGTATGCAGTCACCACTAAAGTGAAGTTCCTCAGTCAGGACTTTATCAACAGGAAACCCACTTTTATCTTTTGGGGCAAGCAACGGTATGCTATATCGGGCATCTCCGAGATTGTTTTTTATAAGCTGAAGCGGATTTTGAAGATGGCTAAGAGATCTCAGTCACTTACCTCCATTTAGTACAGACTTCAACATCCAACATCATGCTACCAACACCCCCATTTGTACAGCCGTACGAACAGTCCAAGCTACGTCTTGAAAAAAGCACTTCGCTAGCGCACACCAACAACTTTATCAGAAAGGTAAAGTACCTGATTCAACTGAATTTCGACAATGAGTTATTCGATGCCAGCTATCTGGCCAGGCAAGTTCACCTGAGTGTTTCACAGCTCAATCGCAAGGTGTTTAATACACTCAATTAAATTGAAAATAAATTTCAATTTAATTGAGTGACAAATCTTAATTTATTTATTAACCTTTCATATCTATTATTATGAAAAACAAGAATTCGGAAAAAGAACTTTATTACATCAACTTTACCAATGAATTGACAGATGTGAGTAGTGTTTATGTAGAAATGCAGCACGATTTCACTCATACCTCTTATTGGACAGCGAGTGCGGTAAAGGACAATTCCGTGCATTACAGGCCTTATTTTCAATCCTACCATTACACTGTTGCTGTATACAGAGCGGACAATGGGACGGAAGGCCCACACATAGCAAGTTTTCAATATGCTTGCTGTAAAGATGCTAGTGTGACTATTACCATCCATGGAACATCCTCTAAGCCTAGCTTTACGGTTTCGTAATCATCCACCCGCTTCAAATCTTAAATCAAATCTAAAACTAAACAATTATGTCAGATTACAAATTTTCAGTCTCAAGCCCACCAACATTAAAGGATCAAGGTGTTGATTTTGTAATTCATCACCCAGAATTCCCCGATGTTCTTAAATCGTACAATATCTCCATTCCAATGCCTCAACCGCCGAATTTTATCGCCTTCGGCTTAGATTTACCTGAAACGGTTAAAGGAGTGTTGAAAAGTCAAAATGTATGGAAACGATTGGGAGAGGTAAGAACAATAGCTACTAAAGAAACCCTTACTGTAACAGAAACGATAACGCAAAGTCTTACGGAAACAAGAAGCTTAAGAGCATTGATTCGCTTGGCTGTCAGTGCAGAAGCAAATGGGCTTTTTGCTTCTGCAAAAGCAGAATTAACTGCTGAAGTGGAAGGTACAATTCAAACCCAAGAGAATTGGACTAAAGAAACAACACACACTAGAACTATTGAGACCCAACCAGACAGAACCTATGCCTTCTGGAATCTTTTAAATCGGGTATCCTTTAGTTATTCTTCCTCCGATCTACAAGATATTATTACTAAAGTTGAAACCCTTATCCGAAGCAATAATAAAAATGATAAAGCTAAGGAGATATTAGCGAGTGCTACTAATTACCTTAACAAGATAAAAACGCTTAAGGAAATGGAACATAAAAGCGACTTGCTGTTTCATTATTTTGAAGATCATATGGACAATGATCATGCTTTATTGGCTAGAATGCAAGGTTTCTAATACGCAATAACACGGAGAATTCTATCAGAGGCTGCCCCACCATAGGCAGCCTCTTTTTTATCACTATACCGATCCTAAAGTGGTTTGGGCTTTAACCAAACGCCCGCTGAAATTATCCATGGCCATTTTGGTGGTATAGAATATCAATTAGAAAGGGCCAAAATGGCGCCAAGATTCACTTTTTTTAAAAAAATCACCCTTACCACTTACCTCCTTCTCTCTTTCCGACATATACTGATGGTTTCCCGAATGAAGTGTTTGGGCAAAGGCCCGCAACACTTAATTGTCAGGATAATTTGGCTTCTCAATTGTTATTTTTAATTATATTTATTGAGGATATTTGGCTATCCCTACCCCATCCTTCTGAAAATAATCAACGGTTGAGAACCCCAAAAAGCGCAAAACACTTGGTTAATCCATTCTTTTTTGACGCTGCTATTCACCAAACATAAAACCTACTAGTATGTTCAGATTATTTTTCAGCCTACTTATTACGAGCATAATCTTTAGTACCTCATTGGGGGCACAAAGTGCAGAGAACCCCGAAGCATGGGCTTTTCGTTATGTCTCCAGCAACTTTCAGTGGCCACTTGATAACAATTCAGGGCTGGCCCGCGATGATTTCAATGGAGGGCTCCAATTCGAATATTTTCGATTCCTCAACGACAACTTTGATGTAAGTTTTCCATTTCGGATAGCTTCCGCCCAACATCCTCTTGACGCTACCGGTAGCAGAACCAGACAGGCCGTTAATTTTGGTCTGGATGTGCTACTCAATCTAAACCTTTACAAAGGTGATGTTTTCCGCCCGCGCTTATTTGCCGGGGTGGGTGGCCTACTTCTAGAGACCGATGACTTGTCTTTGGACGTACCTATGGGACTGGGCTTAGACTTTTACCTTGGACGTAACACCTCCCTCTCAACCACCTTTTCCTACCATTACAACAGCGTTGATTTCCGCGATCACTTTATGGCAGGTATAGGTTTCCACATTGCTGTGGATGATTACGACCCTCCCGCACCTGTTGTCAAAGACCGAGATGGTGATGGTATCGTTGATGCAGAAGACCTTTGTCCTAACACCCCTGGTATTGTAGCCCTCAACGGCTGCCCCGATAAGGACGGTGACGGCATCAAAGATAGCAGTGACAAATGTCCGGACACTCCTGGCATTGCTAAATTTGAAGGTTGTCCAGATACCGATGGTGATGGCTTGATGGATAGCGAAGACAAGTGCCCGGAAACAGCCGGACCTATAGACAATGAGGGTTGCCCCATCACCGACCGCGATGGCGACGGTGTAGAGGACGCCCAAGACAACTGCCCTGACGTAAAAGGAACAGTAGCCAACAATGGCTGTCCGACCTCACCAATGATCGTTACGGCCAAAGACAAAATCACCGGCGAAGTATTGCCCGACACCGAAGTTGCCCTCCTTGATGGCAGCGGACAGGTTGTAAAAACAGGCACGACCAACAGCCTGGGCGTAGTAGAATTTGCCAACGTGGAGCCTGGTAACTATACCATCCAATCTAAGCTTTACGGCACTGCACTGGAAGAAGGAACAATTGCGGCCAGCGATTTCAATACTTCTACTTCCGTACAGAAAACGGTCTACTATAATGACCCCAACTTTATCATCAAGGGCAAGGTGTTCTATTGTAATAGTCCGAACCCCCTACCCTCTGTATCCCTCAACCTGAGCAACAATGCTACGAACTTTATGAAAACAACAATCTCTAAGAGCAATGGAGAGTTTGTTTTCTACCTGGACAACCGTGCCGTTTACGAATTGTACGCCAAGAAGGAAAGCTTCCTTTCGCAGGTGGTCAATGTGGATGCGAAGAACTACGATCGCTCTAAGTCGGTATTTGTGCGGTTAGAAATCTGTGCCGATGAAGTGAAGTGTGGTGATGCCATCAATCTGGAAAATATCCTTTACGATACCGGTAGTGCGGCCATCCGACCTGATGCAGAACCCGACTTAAACAAGGTGGTTCAATTCATGAGAGACAATACGGATGCGAAAATAGAATTGTCGTCCCATACCGATAGTCGGGGGCAAGCTTCATCCAACCTTGCACTGTCTCAACGCAGAGCAGAAGCGGCAGCCAACTATATCATCGCTCAAGGCATTGCTGCTTCACGGGTGATTGGTAAAGGTTATGGAGAAACCCAATTACTCAACAGGTGTGCTGATGGCGTCAATTGTAGCGCTGCGGAACACCAGGTGAATCGCCGTACGGAATTTAAGGTGATCTGTCCGGAGTAAAATGGGTACTTCGAGGTACTTGGTACTTCGTATTTGGTAGCTGACAAAAAAATCCCGAAAACAGGGCAAATTCATGAATTTGCCCTGTTTTCGGGATTTTTTTTAGGCCAAACACAAGAGGGATTTGCTGCCCTTTCGACCAACAAATCCCTCTACTCTTTACCATTTTTCAGGTACTAAATACTACTGCTCGTAGTAGAAACGCTCGTGTACGATCTGGTCGCCTTCCCACTTCTGGACGGCTACCTGCTCCATCTTTACGCGGTTGCCATCCTTGAAAGTGACTTCCATCATAGACTCTACGAAGGTAGTACCATTGGCTTCGTCGGAACCGATGCCCGTAATCTGTAGATCATGGAATTCCTGAACGCTGTTCAAAAACTGCACCTCGTAATCACGGCAAACTGCTTTGCTCTCACGCGTACCACGTGGCTCGGTCATTACTACGTT is a window from the Lewinella sp. LCG006 genome containing:
- a CDS encoding triple tyrosine motif-containing protein yields the protein MISNHEINVPLLWLIALLAISPGVFYAQIQSHTFHYLSPEEGLSQASNNFIYHDSKGFVWLSSIDGLNRFDGKSVKVYKSISGDSTSLLGNIITSNFYEDEQTNLWFTSYEGIHCYNREQDHFQRFQIKDDKGVLLKEDYHAFHLDRNGQQQLWVRVGIGAKGRLYLFDVDDKTALALCAIDGQHNFPVLDDKGELKQVVSCNINRARGISILDTQPPFHVRAAFDGKQAEVPAMEIIHLASVKEDKDDVWYLGAKKGLVIFHPKTNQYRILDELNGLEIGSVNSTVSINDSIRWVASSRLGILIFNRKTGQFIGQIPADNPEKLGLRIRIPNKLYKDHQENIWISSFSSGVNYTNLSKQKFAVVDEFIGQNIAAIFETSQGEIFCSYSRGYTTYYPTVEKNEELTSILLADKPSIQFFFEKKNDLWAVGTSQLLKWNKALRQFEYIQDLPNYILYVYQLRDGRTLFATYSGIYELTILEHEAVFTPFHSLGELQQALATSIYETQEGLLYLAVDASRLLVLQTDEHKYSVSRQIEGIGYAKDYHEEKQFLWIATSTGMLKVNKQDGTNDLLNEATSGAPNESYYCIIPDSSGSFWLSCNRGVIRYFPEEKRHHRYTLFDGLQAYEYNTNAFLKTSNGEIWLGGTKGMNRFSPERIKNSPHHAQIQITRLQVNDEPFATAKQIGELKELSLAYNENTLSFDFVALEYSDPENNRLQYQLENHEDDWVDAEKNGFARYSNLPPGDYLFKIKASNSDGVWNEQAYALNIAIKKPWWQTWWFYTISLFAISAIIYSIAMYRLRQALKIERIRVKISSDLHDDVGSVLAGLTMQTEILAQTASEDRQPKLQRISEMSRNAMSRMRDTVWAIDARKDKFKNLLDRIREHAAETLEVKDIHFELKIIDVSLDKNMPTQIRQNLYLICKEAITNTAKHSNGDNCQITFQKHGRNGMQLIIQDNGRIKSNVLKNSGLGHSNLRMRAKEIGAKLEINTDHGFFIQLTIP
- a CDS encoding OmpA family protein: MFRLFFSLLITSIIFSTSLGAQSAENPEAWAFRYVSSNFQWPLDNNSGLARDDFNGGLQFEYFRFLNDNFDVSFPFRIASAQHPLDATGSRTRQAVNFGLDVLLNLNLYKGDVFRPRLFAGVGGLLLETDDLSLDVPMGLGLDFYLGRNTSLSTTFSYHYNSVDFRDHFMAGIGFHIAVDDYDPPAPVVKDRDGDGIVDAEDLCPNTPGIVALNGCPDKDGDGIKDSSDKCPDTPGIAKFEGCPDTDGDGLMDSEDKCPETAGPIDNEGCPITDRDGDGVEDAQDNCPDVKGTVANNGCPTSPMIVTAKDKITGEVLPDTEVALLDGSGQVVKTGTTNSLGVVEFANVEPGNYTIQSKLYGTALEEGTIAASDFNTSTSVQKTVYYNDPNFIIKGKVFYCNSPNPLPSVSLNLSNNATNFMKTTISKSNGEFVFYLDNRAVYELYAKKESFLSQVVNVDAKNYDRSKSVFVRLEICADEVKCGDAINLENILYDTGSAAIRPDAEPDLNKVVQFMRDNTDAKIELSSHTDSRGQASSNLALSQRRAEAAANYIIAQGIAASRVIGKGYGETQLLNRCADGVNCSAAEHQVNRRTEFKVICPE
- a CDS encoding SnoaL-like domain-containing protein; translated protein: MTYLEKAQDIYNMLGQGQLLEAFDKYYADNVVMTEPRGTRESKAVCRDYEVQFLNSVQEFHDLQITGIGSDEANGTTFVESMMEVTFKDGNRVKMEQVAVQKWEGDQIVHERFYYEQ
- a CDS encoding response regulator; amino-acid sequence: MQEIKLVIIEDDAVIKESLETFLLQHPSIELTASVTSVEAFLEMAQSFRKPLVDVMLLDIGLPGMSGIQGIYHIRQKYPNIDIIILTTFEEDDKIYDALCAGACSYISKRTPLTKIQEAIFTVSRGGSYMSPTIARKIAERFMPKAKKQGDELSERQKQIVQGLVDGLSYKMIGHKLDISLDTVRDHIKRIYRTLEVNNKMEVIKKVMDGEL